A region of the Plasmodium sp. gorilla clade G2 genome assembly, chromosome: 9 genome:
ctttcttttaaattcttACAGGCTAAAAAATTACTACCACTTCTTTGAATAAATTTAAGAGCATCCTGCGCATATTCCCTAGCTTTCTTAtccatattataaattaatattacaaataaggaaataaaaaataaaaaaaaaaaaaaaagaaaaaattaaattaaattaaatgattAATTCTCAGTTTGGCTTGAGGGGACGAAAgcacaaaaaattaaacaaagCAAAAAAgggttaataaaaatatttcaataatgataacaaatatttatacataaaaatatatatatatatatatatatatatatatatatatatatatttatatggtgagctataaaataatatgttattttatataacacaAATGAGATAACTggaatatatactttttatattataaaaaaaaaaaaaatatatatatatatatatatatatatatataatttttatatatttatttatttgttttataaaatataatataatcatgTGTTAACACATGAAAATGTAATGTTTACTTCAATATTGAAAGATTCGtcgaattatatatttcgtttaaaatatatatatattatatatatatatatatatattttttttttttttttttttttttttttttttttttttttgggccTCTAATAACATATGTTCCGATTTTAAGATAAGCAGCATTTATTCATAGAATGTAGAGAGATGAGGAAAAAGAATTAAGTgggatatattatatatatatttatattttataattttttaatattttattatttttatttttttaaatcgtATGTTAATTGAAATGGCcacatttaatttattatataatcaatcttatgataaaaaaatttccacataaataaataaataaatatatatatatatatatatatatatatatatatatatatgtataatatgtataatatttataattttttaattatagatATCTATTCTTATGAGTGATATATGATATGTTTTAAATGgctatacataaaaaaataaaatgacaagtatatataaaatataatatattacatatatgttaatatatatatataatcgaAGTATAAAGGTGggcacataaatatattacatatgagatataatatatatatgtatatatttttattttatttttattttttttttggatgtATTTGGAGGTCTGCCGTTTGAGAATtgattaaagaaaaaatatattgaattgTTTGGtcaattatattttgataatataattgtttttttttatttataagttGTATTAACATGTCTCCTTTAAAAAAGTTTTGTATTCCTGAATATTGTGTATTAGTTATATGATCAATAATAACattatgtaaaaaattatagGTTCTAATTTTATGACTTCTATCTGCACTTagtttttgattttttttatcttttaaaaaattatttttttctagtTCATAATAGaagttatataatttatcttttaataattgcatagctatatttttattttgtatttgaCTAGAAGTTTTTTGAACTTctacaaatatttttgtatgtTTATGTATGATTTTAACACAcgtttcatttttatttacgcTTTGTCCTCCAGCACCTCCTGAACGTTTTGTTTCTATTATGAGATCATTTTtagaaaatttaatttttttcataatattatctttttgttttttttcatcaaatataaaaacaacaGATGTAGATGTTTGAACCTTTTTACTATTTATAGGAACACGCTGTACACGATGAATTCCATTTTCTTGATAAAAATCTTCATACACATTATTTCCtcgaatatataaaacaatatttttattttctttcgattcatcatttatagtatcctttatttcatattcatAATTTCGAACTTTACAAAAATTTTCATACATATGAAATAATTCTTTAGCAAACATCTTGGCTTCTAGTCCTCCAACTCCAGCAGTAATCTAAAAAAGTGGGTGttcaaaaatgtaaataaaaaaaaaaaaaaaaaaaaaaatatatatatgtatatatatatatatatatatatatatatatgtataatgattcgtgttatgataatatgtaatgaatataaaaaaatagttATATGTTGCTACAATGAGtaaattaatatgtatatgtgtaaAGATTTTTGCccacatacatacataaacataaatatatatatatatatatatatatatatatatatatttatatatttatatatttgtttatatgtttattaccTCCATTTTAATTTCTGTTGCATCCAAGTGATGGTCCTTATTAACATaagatttataaaataatattatatcctcaattattaaattagttatattttcaatattgtAATTTAGGTGGATAATGTCCTCATTTGTTTTTAAACGCTCTTCATAAGATTCTTTAGAATCTgtaatttcttttaataattgttgatatatatctaattcttcatttaaagaatataaagtTTCAGAATgtttttgtaattttataatttcactGTATGCTTTATGTTCACTTATCTTtggtatttcttttttagaTAATTCATAGagtaaatttttttgttcgTTCTTTAAATATGTTACATGTGTTCTATAAAGAActttaaataaagataagAACCTTTTAAACATTTTGTAATATgaacatttattattatatattatttaaaaaaaaaaaataagttggattaattataaatgaaataataatatcaatgaTCCAATTCAATATATTCTTCTTATAAACAGTATTTTCTCATGAACCTAGAAAATgtctaaaataaaataataaatataatatatatatatatattttatatatattttattttatcatgtgtatataaaaaaatataatcatatgaTAATCAATGAATTACCTCAACACAATGATATACATAACTGCAACTTCTATATGACAACTTTTTAtctgtttaaaaaaaaagggggggtgatatataataaaaatattacacatatatgaatattacacatatatatatatatatatatatatatatatatatatatatatatgtatttattattttttttattactccTCTTCCATATTATTTCACCCTCTTTTCCATGGGTTATCATATtgaatgtaaaaaaaaaagctaaAGTAGAGTTCCTAATTTTCTCAAGTAATATAAAGGGCAAAggtatataacaaaaaaatattaaagcattttttatataacctaaaaaaaaaggattgtgatttttttctgatatattttttaaataccaaattttttttctgttaaTATTTTCCCACGTCGTCTCGTTAATCTTTatgagaagaaaaaataaaaataataaaaaaaataaaaataataataaaaataaaaataaaaataaaaataaaaatatatttaaatgtaaaatatttagCTATTTATTAATGTCAATAAATgggaagaaaaattaaattataaattataacattGTACTGGGAGtgcatataattatttattttaaataaataaatataaacaagaatatgttatatgttaaatgtatatatatatatatgtatttttttttttttttttttttattttattttatttttttttttttttcttattctcCTTACCAAACATAAATAGCTGTGGTATATGATCAGGCATAGAGTCATCACAAAGAAGAAAATCATCGTCACGATTAATATAATGAACCACACAAATAAAAATctaacaataaataaaaaaaaaaatatatatatatgtatatatatatataatatatttattgtttaaTGATCAGATGAACACTATTTGTATGTCCCTAATGTAGGCGCGTAAAGGatgtatatacaaaaaaaaaaaaaaaaaaaaaaaaaaaaaaaatatacataaatatatataatatattatatatatatatatatatatatatatatatatatatattttttttatttatttgcttgtttatttttacacaCCCGTTGTCGTCATATAACATAAGATACACGGAATATGAAATGTATTTGATGGAGTGCCATATAGTGAACacttcaaaatataaatataataaaaagaagttACGGTTATTTTCAGCTACACAATTATTTATCCAAGGGCAGTGGTGATCAAAAGTTCTCACACATTTTTTGCACACTTGACAATGTTTACTTCTTAATatctaaataaaaaataaaaaaatagaataaaataaaataatacttatttcaatattatagtaatttttttttttttttttttttttttttttttttttttaaaaaaaaacctgATATACATGACATATTTCACAATAAGGTAGtggtatattatattgatataacTTATTacgatataaataaaaaatgtgatTATTCTTGTTGTTctcttttgtttttatatttttataaaatataatatcatgcttatttattttatttaattttatattggaataatttaaaatattatttatgtttctTAAGCATAAAGGTTTGTAATAggaaactttttttttataaaataaaaatatattattttttgttatatttattttgaacaTATTAagttttttaatatgttttatatcttctatattgtttatattgtttatattgtttatattgtttatatgttttatatcttctatattgtttatatcttttatatttctatctACATTTTGTGTGTCTATATCTTTGTCCTCATTTAATGAACactttatttctttttcatttaaaaagaaattacaTCTGTTATAAAGCTGatcatttcttttatatttataatatttatattttcttttcacTTGATTAGGTTTTTCCTTTTGTTTGTCAGTTCTCATAATATAATCTTGATCAATGTAAGAGCcatggttatatatatttttttttctcatacaTTTTTCTGttattattgtatttttctttttatggtGTAAAATTGTTAGGCTTAGAAGCTCGTCAGTGGAACATTCTTAAACAATCAAAaagttaaataaaaataaaaataaataaatatataaatatatatatatatatatatatatatatatatatatatatatatatatatatatttatatatttatatatatataatatatttattgcattacaaaatataataaaataatttattctttttattttaccaGATGTggttgaagaaaaaaaactaCATGACGTTCCACTATCGTTCGTTGAGAAATATGATAATTCATTGTATGTgtcatatattaatttattattattattataatcttttgtatcattatattttttttctttaacaaTATTTTTCACTTGTATGGCATTATCTTTCTCTATGTAGTTTGTTGGGCACGTGGTAACATATCctcttaaaaaattaaaaaattaaaacatatataaatatatatatatatatatatatatatatatgtgtgcatacataatatatatattacatatatatatattttttttttttatttttttttttttttttttgtacggGTTACGATATGACACTATGATATACAAAAGGAAGGaaaacaaataaacaaaaagaaaaaacgaaaaactcgaaaaaacaaaaggaaatatattttttaaatgaatacATGTAAAAAGAAGGGAAATTTTGAGGAAGACTACCACATATGGCAATacatttatcattatttcaACAGcgaaagaaataatatatattatatataaataaatacatatatatatttatatatatatatattcacttGTGATAATAAtccataataaaaaaaatattaaatatataaaaacctTTTGTTAGgaatttatcatattatcattttattatatttattttattatatattgaatgtctattttttaaaaaagtacTATTAAATTCAAAGcgtgaataattttttacgCTTTAAAaggtataaataaataaatatataaatatataaatatttatttatatatatacaaatattgcataaacatatataataaacatgtTGCATACATGTataacacataaaaaaaaaaaataataataaataaataaaatatataaaatatatatatattacatatgtatatattttaatttaacaaATATCCATCCTTGTCGTATTAGCAaatatgacaaaaaaaataaaaataaaaaaataaaaaataataatatatatatatatatatatatatatacaatatatacatatatatatatttatttatttacttgaaaaaaaaattaggatgcctttttaaaaaaattctgTTCTAATTTTTCCACTCCATTTTTGACTGGTTCGCTTTCTTCAAATTCAATGCTTTTAGATTTCTTCTCATTCTTTGTTATAAtaaatctaaaaaaaaaaaaaaaaaaaaaaaataacatatataaataaataaatatatatatatatatatatatatatataatatacatatgattatattttacaaacTTTATGGCTACATAAGATATTTACATATCCATATGCTGTCATAATGTTTACAACTTTGTGtgtacatttatttttttgtattaccTTAAGATGGGATCCTGTAATTTTAACTTGTTAGATATTTCTTCAATCATAGAAGGATATACTTCAAAAgagaaaagaatataatatgcttctgttaattttttaattggtCTTactaattttctttttccaaGATATACGACTTTAAAGTTTTGAGCTTCTATTAATTTCaactcatatatatattcagctatttttttttttatatcactaATAAGATAGTtacaagaaaataataaatctatATTATAAGAACTTTTTGCTGAttgaacatttttatatatatttaattcttttttttctttttttcttttaaatcttcttattaataatttatatatatattcattcaaTGAtccatatatttcatttttttttgttccattcttatttttattaatatacttGTTGGCATCTTCTAAAACATTAAAGAAACTTTTATCAGACTTCTTATACCCTcttacatttttaaaaaataaaaaaaaacttttatATCTTCTTGGTCTTATAACACCTTTCTTCATATCAACCACCCTAATAATCTTGTGACATTTtgatcttttaaaaaatatcgaaacataaaaaaagaaaaataaaaaaattatgtatttaaaaaaaacacacataagaagaaaaaaaaaaaaaaaataaaaaaaaataaaataaaataaaattgaacTAGGAATATAAGAAGATAAAAGGAAAACAAAGCGGGGAGGGTGaggtttttatatatatgtcatttTGGGCCACAATAAATGTTAtcaataatttaatttttttttaaaaatatatattattataatttaaaaggatattatttatttaagttTTAAAAGAGGCGtcattaaacaaaaaaaaaaataaaataaaataaaaaaaaaaaaaaaaaaaaaaaaaaaaaaaaaaaaaatatatatgtataatatatatatatatatttatagtgtatgtataaaaaattaaatatatataataaaaccaAAGGGGGATTgccttatattttattccaatattattaaaaaaaaaaaaaaaaatatgggaaaatatatatatatatatatatatatatatatatatatatatatatttttattttatccaGTATGTGTACCCCATAATTCATACGTATAAGAATCACatgcttttattttttttacctaacaaattatatattaacaccTTATTTTTGaggttcatattttttaaataacaaaACAAGGAGTTAATTACCCTCATCATATGTTCATTACAATAATGagtatcataatttttattgggatcattatttgtattattcattattatttttttattttgttttattaaaatattgtagaatattaaaatatatttatccaCATAAGGagcattatattttattttactgTAGCTTGTTATTAAACTTGCCCAATCATATACAtgtaacatattattatatttatcatgtTTTATAAAAGTAAGATAACTGAGatcatataacatataatgctttttcattttatactttgataaaaggaataaaatatttaaaatagattttataaaatttttgtccttatatatttgataataatatatatttgtttttccttctttatttttttctcctttcataaaaatatttaaaagaattttatttatctCTTTTTCATTGAtctcatattttatatcatcattattttgtatttctatccatttattttcttcattatataatatgtttatcTTGTAatttaaagaagaaaataaaattttcaactcttttatataaaatgatatgTCCATATTATGGTGTTGTAAAAAATTacttctttttaatatatcttcttttttgttcttctcttttttttttattttttccttgcCTGTATGACATAACAAATATTGCTcatctaataatataaacttatctatataataacacgaataaatgtaaaaaaaaacataacttaatatattcaagttctttttttttaaaaaattgtataattcaaaataacattttaatattatatatatttcattcatattatattgtataagGTTCCTTTCGATATGAGTCATAATATTTCCAgctatttctatatttttatatttcatcttataaaaaaaatatactacTGCTGTTAtgtctttattatttaatttcgAAAGATATAATTGAGTATATTCTGAAACTAAACTTATAAACCTTTCATCGTAATATTCtaattgtatatatgaattacATATGTTATACACATGCCTCTTATttacaattatatttttaagacGATCATTTAATAAACTCATATCAAATGATTTCGACTGTGTGTAGTTATTATGTGGttgtatattattcatatataatttgtcaTTATTTAAGTTATTATCACAAATAGGATCCACAATTGACACATTTTCATAATCCCATTCGTCagaatacatataaaatgaacTACTCTTCATCCTATTTATTATCTCTTCATTTATCAAAACAGCCAATTTTAattctttcattttatttccCTTTTGCCTGAACAAGtcagaaaaaaaagacaaaagAAAAGTTAAATTGTTGGTACATAAAAAagttatgtaatattttaataagaaCTCAAAGAATTGATAGTACACACACATCATATCATTAATATGATTAgatttatcattttgttcttttaaataaagtAATGATTTACAATAagaaatatgataataaattattttattaaaatggtAAAAcatatcatcattttgaCGTAAAAAAGTTGTggataaaaaatttacaaattttataataatcatcatGTTGTATTGAAAAAgtacaaaattttttttttcggatgtatcttttaataatttatcaaactgggaaaaataaatttttagcATTAACAAATGTGTATttgaatataatgaataagtTATAtctgaatatattttattaaaacaatataatatttcttttttctgtaaaaataaaaaattattctttttatttaaataattttctatattattataatttgtaAAATTTAAATGTTTTTCTAAATTATCTTCTATTTTTACGTTTTCCTTTACTTTATCTTTTAAACATTTCCATTTTATACacctttttaaatatgataaaggataattacacacatatatatgtgaatatatataaacaatttttttatctataagACTCATTAAATGGTCTCCTCCAATTGGATCTATCCATTTCTTATATCTctcaaaaaaagaattattataatactttttcaaaaaataaacaatacTTACAAAATTGGACATATCCATAAATATGgaattataaaaaacttccagttcatttatatttatttcttttgtttCTTCATCCTTGTTGATTTGTATCTCCACATTTGAGAGATTTCCAAGGAAGCATGAATCATAAGGTGTGTAATTATGTACATGGGAATTTTCTTCTACACCATGAAAGGATTTCACcgaaaaattttttaatttatcattttttacctgacaaatttttaattcatcattttttaattgatcATTTTTTACCTgacaattttttaatttatcattttttacctgaacattttttaattgatcATTTTTTACCtgaacattttttaatttatcattttttacctgacaaatttttaattcatcGCTTTTCACCtgaacattttttaattgatcATTTTTCACCtgaacattttttaattgatcACTTTTCACCTGAACATTTGTTTCTCTTTCCATTTTCCCATTTTTccaatttattataaaaaaggtagaatgaaaaatataattgaaCAAATGGAGACATAATAGTTGTATAATATGAATTCCCcagatttttattttatcaatgTGTTTATTTATGACTGTCACAAGTTCTACTATAGTATTACTACATAATGGATATgcattattaaataaatggtttgtattatttatattttgtttgttGTCTCTTTtatgatttaaataatattgatttgtttttataatatttgtaattattgtttgaaaaatatatttggttatttgtttttgttctttataatttaacAAGCATAATGAGTGAAATAggtatatatcatttttaatatttcttttattacatTGTGTTTCTTTGAGtaaacatttaaaatatatgtgaaaaAAAGAGTTAAAATACAATTTACTGTAataaagaaatttttttataaggtGGTAATTATGATATGGgtctattaatattttttcttttttttgttttacataataataatgattatataagGTTTGATTTTTATGGTATATGTTATctttatgatttatattaatatttatgaattgGTTcgtttttttattctttaattttataaaattttcatctttacatttattataaaagta
Encoded here:
- a CDS encoding peptide release factor, putative translates to MFKRFLSLFKVLYRTHVTYLKNEQKNLLYELSKKEIPKISEHKAYSEIIKLQKHSETLYSLNEELDIYQQLLKEITDSKESYEERLKTNEDIIHLNYNIENITNLIIEDIILFYKSYVNKDHHLDATEIKMEITAGVGGLEAKMFAKELFHMYENFCKVRNYEYEIKDTINDESKENKNIVLYIRGNNVYEDFYQENGIHRVQRVPINSKKVQTSTSVVFIFDEKKQKDNIMKKIKFSKNDLIIETKRSGGAGGQSVNKNETCVKIIHKHTKIFVEVQKTSSQIQNKNIAMQLLKDKLYNFYYELEKNNFLKDKKNQKLSADRSHKIRTYNFLHNVIIDHITNTQYSGIQNFFKGDMLIQLINKKKQLYYQNIIDQTIQYIFSLINSQTADLQIHPKKK
- a CDS encoding palmitoyltransferase, putative, with amino-acid sequence MINVLPYVVVFLKISLLFTCIHLKNIFPFVFSSFSFFLFVYLFSFLLYIIVSYRNPGYVTTCPTNYIEKDNAIQVKNIVKEKKYNDTKDYNNNNKLIYDTYNELSYFSTNDSGTSCSFFSSTTSECSTDELLSLTILHHKKKNTIITEKCMRKKNIYNHGSYIDQDYIMRTDKQKEKPNQVKRKYKYYKYKRNDQLYNRCNFFLNEKEIKCSLNEDKDIDTQNVDRNIKDINNIEDIKHINNINNINNINNIEDIKHIKKLNMFKINITKNNIFLFYKKKVSYYKPLCLRNINNILNYSNIKLNKINKHDIIFYKNIKTKENNKNNHIFYLYRNKLYQYNIPLPYCEICHVYQILRSKHCQVCKKCVRTFDHHCPWINNCVAENNRNFFLLYLYFEVFTIWHSIKYISYSVYLMLYDDNGFLFVWFIILIVTMIFFFVMTLCLIIYHSYLCLINETTWENINRKKIWYLKNISEKNHNPFFLGYIKNALIFFCYIPLPFILLEKIRNSTLAFFFTFNMITHGKEGEIIWKRNKKLSYRSCSYVYHCVETFSRFMRKYCL
- a CDS encoding apicoplast ribosomal protein S6, putative, with translation MCVFFKYIIFLFFFFYVSIFFKRSKCHKIIRVVDMKKGVIRPRRYKSFFLFFKNVRGYKKSDKSFFNVLEDANKYINKNKNGTKKNEIYGSLNEYIYKLLIRRFKRKKEKKELNIYKNVQSAKSSYNIDLLFSCNYLISDIKKKIAEYIYELKLIEAQNFKVVYLGKRKLVRPIKKLTEAYYILFSFEVYPSMIEEISNKLKLQDPILRFIITKNEKKSKSIEFEESEPVKNGVEKLEQNFFKKAS